A single window of Nicotiana tomentosiformis chromosome 1, ASM39032v3, whole genome shotgun sequence DNA harbors:
- the LOC104119049 gene encoding probable WRKY transcription factor 41, protein MEKVKALEKKKLITELTQGREFVNQLKKQIGPLASPEECDLLLGKILSSLEKSLSILNLKALLFEGGNANSTSSCSSISFLGNNNSPKSEVLDSSKDQLVGQNVFSKKRKTPEQWSKQVSISGTGLESQHDDGYSWRKYGQKDILGSIHPRAYYRCTHRNTQGCLATKQVQRSVGNSSTFEVTYKGRHSCKIAQSEIFSLVTQKRQKHNKKQELGYQRQEQEMVIFNSGPNHKVENFSLTKEEVFTPFSFPPTPLNLENIEETQFFSNSMVPFSPPITSELSSYLSLLTNQIEEFAMDNILQSSESDVTELISTPTSISNSPFDGDWDLSVGFEPSVTFDIEEFFK, encoded by the exons ATGGAAAAAGTTAAAGCTTTGGAGAAAAAGAAACTGATCACTGAGCTAACACAAGGGAGGGAGTTTGTTAATCAGCTGAAAAAACAGATTGGTCCTTTGGCTTCTCCTGAAGAATGTGATTTACTACTTGGGAAAATACTATCTTCACTTGAAAAATCTTTGTCAATTCTGAATTTGAAGGCACTACTTTTTGAAGGTGGAAATGCTAATTCGACATCTTCATGTTCATCAATTTCATTTCTTGGTAATAATAATAGTCCAAAGAGTGAGGTTTTGGATTCTTCAAAGGATCAATTGGTTGGCCAAAATGTGTTCAGCAAGAAGAG AAAGACACCAGAACAATGGAGTAAACAAGTTAGCATTTCTGGAACAGGACTTGAAAGTCAACATGATGATGGATATAGTTGGAGAAAATATGGCCAGAAAGATATTTTAGGGTCTATTCATCCAAG GGCTTATTATAGGTGCACTCACAGGAATACACAGGGCTGCTTGGCAACAAAACAAGTCCAAAGATCAGTTGGAAACTCATCAACTTTTGAGGTCACATATAAAGGAAGGCACAGTTGCAAAATTGCACAATCAGAAATATTTTCACTTGTAACCCAAAAACGTCAGAAACACAACAAAAAACAAGAATTGGGTTATCAAAGACAAGAACAAGAGATGGTAATATTCAACTCTGGACCAAACCATAAAGTTGAAAACTTTAGCCTCACAAAAGAAGaagttttcactcccttttcatTCCCTCCTACCCCACTGAATCTCGAAAATATTGAAGAAACCCAATTCTTTTCCAATTCCATGGTACCATTTTCACCTCCAATTACCTCAGAATTGTCCTCCTATTTGTCACTGTTGACAAATCAAATTGAGGAATTTGCAATGGACAACATTCTACAGAGCTCAGAGTCAGATGTTACTGAATTAATCTCGACCCCAACTTCAATATCTAATTCCCCATTTGATGGAGATTGGGATTTGTCTGTGGGATTTGAACCTAGTGTTACATTTGACATTGAAgaatttttcaaataa
- the LOC104119050 gene encoding hydroquinone glucosyltransferase-like: MAETAIVTKSQNPHIVILPSPGMGHLIPLVEFSKRLISQHQFSVTLILPTDGPISNSQKIFLNSLPSCMDYHLLPPVNFDDLPLDVKIETRISLTVTRSLPSLRDVFKTLVESKKIVAFVVDLFGTDAFDVAIDFNVSPYIFYPSTAMALSLFLYLPKLDGTVSCEYRELTDPVQIPGCIPIHGKDLLDPVQDRKNEAYKWLLHHSKRYRMAEGIVANSFKELEGGAIKALQEEEPGKPPVYPVGPLIQMDSVSKVDGLGCLTWLDEQPRGSVLYISYGSGGTLSHEQLIEVASGLEMSEQRFLWVIRCPNDTVANATYFNVQVSTNPLDFLPKGFLERTKGLGLVVPNWAPQTQILSHGSTGGFLTHCGWNSTLESVVHGVALIAWPLYAEQKMNAVMLTEDIKVALRPKANENGVVGRLEIAKVVKGLMEGEEGKGVRTRMRDLKDAAAKVLSQDGSSTKALAELAIKLKNKVLNN; the protein is encoded by the coding sequence ATGGCGGAAACTGCTATAGTGACAAAATCACAAAATCCCCATATCGTAATTTTACCAAGTCCTGGTATGGGTCACCTAATCCCTCTTGTTGAATTTTCTAAGAGACTAATCTCTCAACACCAATTTTCTGTCACTCTTATTCTCCCTACTGATGGACCTATCTCGAATTCTCAGAAAATTTTCCTGAATTCTCTTCCCTCTTGCATGGATTATCACCTTCTTCCTCCTGTTAATTTCGACGATTTGCCTCTTGATGTTAAAATTGAAACTAGAATCTCCCTTACTGTTACGCGTTCTCTTCCTTCGCTGCGTGATGTTTTTAAAACACTTGTTGAATCCAAGAAAATAGTTGCTTTTGTGGTTGATCTTTTTGGTACTGATGCATTTGATGTTGCCATTGATTTCAACGTTTCCCCTTATATTTTTTACCCTTCTACTGCCATGGCTTTGTCTCTGTTTCTTTACTTGCCTAAGCTTGATGGAACCGTGTCATGTGAGTACAGGGAGTTGACTGACCCGGTTCAGATTCCGGGTTGTATTCCTATCCATGGCAAGGATCTTCTCGACCCGGTTCAGGACCGGAAAAACGAAGCTTACAAATGGCTTCTTCATCATTCAAAGAGGTATAGAATGGCTGAGGGAATAGTAGCTAACAGTTTCAAGGAATTGGAAGGAGGAGCCATTAAAGCTTTGCAGGAAGAAGAACCCGGTAAGCCACCCGTTTACCCGGTTGGACCACTTATTCAGATGGATTCGGTTAGTAAGGTTGATGGGTTGGGTTGTCTGACGTGGCTGGATGAACAGCCACGTGGCTCGGTTTTGTACATCTCGTACGGGAGTGGTGGGACCCTCTCTCATGAGCAGCTCATCGAAGTTGCATCAGGATTGGAAATGAGTGAACAAAGGTTCTTGTGGGTAATTAGATGTCCCAATGACACTGTAGCCAATGCCACTTATTTTAATGTCCAAGTTTCAACTAACCCTCTTGATTTTCTCCCAAAAGGGTTCTTGGAAAGGACCAAAGGATTAGGTTTAGTGGTGCCCAATTGGGCCCCACAAACTCAAATACTTAGCCATGGTTCGACGGGCGGGTTCTTGACTCATTGTGGATGGAACTCGACTCTGGAAAGTGTGGTCCACGGAGTAGCACTCATAGCTTGGCCACTTTATGCCGAACAAAAGATGAATGCGGTTATGTTAACTGAGGATATTAAAGTGGCACTGAGGCCAAAAGCCAATGAAAATGGAGTAGTGGGAAGATTGGAAATTGCTAAAGTTGTGAAAGGATTAATGGAAGGTGAAGAAGGAAAAGGAGTGCGCACTAGAATGAGAGACCTTAAAGATGCAGCAGCTAAAGTTCTGAGTCAGGATGGTTCTTCTACAAAAGCACTAGCTGAATTAGCTATTAAATTGAAGAATAAGGTGTTAAACAATTGA